In Mytilus edulis chromosome 7, xbMytEdul2.2, whole genome shotgun sequence, a single genomic region encodes these proteins:
- the LOC139529920 gene encoding ras and EF-hand domain-containing protein homolog isoform X4: MFKKVPEVVFSDVGEDESYTIDSFRHVADRLNLSSDELQTIFSAVDSDDDGVITKKDLCAPSPSPRRKGDQTPEMLPPLEDNDTIKTDLDVLSEKSQEQVCDLYQQLHASDNPELLQHFESIILGVIKDVSTYKVENQRLEKTFKKEKIQHDKHLRQLEEEMEREMSKMEERIREKEQRKVQQEKAQLKKELETELLTCQQSYNVMQQEGLGKENKEMEEQLLNLQKSLNDISVENRQLRSELTDNKTNMAVVRTELSTFKQSYNEKVRELHLEKATVADIIKEQDNLTRQLHLLHNANKQLHDHNDDLIESFEKRAPNRQLSSVSLPNSIAGDRRGSLMSDYLPSGPSSHNYLMGYRYDYRVRSLNISPTPSLAEDLQQTNNVSVNAFSLPGQSPRVIRAILPRDETCEDDDADEIADSGHSTLRDLNDDSDPEGQNPDDDYYRRSHHNRRHRRESSYIRKNEENDSHDEVETESEMDQLHSKPIRRYDPVRLSSGSNSSRKSRTRSKNRDRDRDTDHGGRSSPAIHRHSLIRKTSNGSQERSANRDPDRMYKIVLAGDAAVGKSCFIMRLCKGKFVSNLSSTLGVDFQTKVLEVDDKTVALQLWDTAGQERFRSIAKSYFRRADGVFLLYDCTYERSFLSIREWVEAIEDGAQKKIPIMLIGNKTDMRPEAEKQGRRVVASSVGQKLAKDVSALFIETSAKDGSNITEAITELTRLMRANEDLEVKTVGLQLHEKPEDKRACCGR, translated from the exons GACAGTGACGATGATGGCGTCATTACTAAGAAAGACCTATGTGCTCCTTCACCAAGTCCAAGACGGAAAGGTGACCAAACACCAGAAATGTTACCCCCACTAGAAGATAATGATACAATTAAAACGGATTTAGATGTTTTGTCTGAGAAAAG CCAAGAACAAGTGTGTGATCTTTACCAACAACTGCACGCCTCAGACAATCCAGAGCTACTCCAACATTTCGAATCAATCATCCTCGGTGTTATAAAAGATGTCAGTACGTACAAAGTGGAAAACCAACGACtagagaaaacatttaaaaa AGAAAAAATCCAACATGACAAACATCTACGACAACTGGAAGAAGAAATGGAAAGAGAAATGTCAAAAATGGAAGAAAGAATAAGGGAAAAA GAACAAAGAAAAGTGCAACAAGAAAAAGCTCAACTAAAGAAAGAACTAGAGACAGAATTGTTAACATGCCAACAAAGCTACAATGTCATGCAACAG GAGGGACTAGggaaagaaaacaaagaaatggaAGAACAACTTTTGAATCTACAGAAATCATTAAATGATATATCAGTGGAAAATAGACAATTACGGAGTGAATTAacggacaataaaacaaatatggcCGTGGTGCGGACAGAGTTGTCAACGTTTAAACAGTCATACAATGAAAAAGTGAGAGAATTACACTT GGAGAAAGCCACTGTAGCAGATATTATAAAAGAACAAGACAACTTGACACGACAGTTACACTTGTTACA CAATGCTAATAAACAACTACATGACCATAACGATGATTTAATCGAATCTTTCGAGAAGCGAGCGCCAAACAGACAGCTGTCATCTGTA TCATTACCTAACTCAATAGCAGGTGACAGAAGAGGCTCATTAATGAGTGACTATCTACCTAGCGGACCATCATC ACACAATTACTTAATGGGATATCGCTATGATTATCG AGTACGATCGTTAAATATCAGCCCCACTCCCTCGCTGGCCGAGGatttacaacaaacaaacaacgtATCAGTAAATGCATTTTCACTACCAGGACAGTCACCACGTGTCATCAGGGCTATATTACCACGTGACGAGACTTGTGAGGACGATGATGCAGATGAAATTG CAGACAGTGGGCATTCTACCCTTCGAGATCTAAATGATGACTCCGATCCTGAAGGCCAAAATCCTGACGACGATTACTATAGACGATCTCATCACAATAGAAGACATCGGAGAGAATCTAGTTATATACGTAAAAATGAG GAAAACGATTCACATGATGAGGTCGAAACAGAATCTGAAATGGATCAGTTACATTCTAAGCCAATAAGAAGATACGATCCCGTCAGATTAAGTTCCGGAAGTAATAGCAGCAGAAAGTCACGGACAAGGTCAAAGAACAGGGATAGAGATAGGGATACAGACCATGGGGGTAGATCATCTCCCGCCATTCATAGACACAGCTTAATACGAAAAACCAGTAACGGCTCACAAGAG aGAAGTGCAAATAGAGACCCAGATAGAATGTATAAAATTGTGTTGGCTGGAGATGCAGCTGTTGGGAAATCTTGTTTCATAATGAGGCTGTGTAAAGGAAAGTTTGTTAGTAATCTCAGTTCGACATTAG GTGTTGACTTTCAGACAAAGGTTCTAGAGGTAGATGATAAAACTGTAGCTTTACAACTGTGGGATACTGCTGGCCAAGAAAG GTTCCGAAGTATTGCTAAATCTTATTTCCGTCGAGCTGATGGTGTGTTCCTTCTGTATGATTGTACATATGAGCGATCATTTCTTAGTATCAGGGAGTGGGTTGAAGCAATCGAG gaTGGTGCTCAAAAGAAAATCCCAATAATGTTGATTGGCAATAAAACAGACATGCGACCAGAAGCAGAAAAACAGGGAAGACGTGTGGTTGCTTCCAGTGTTGGACAAAAGTTGGCAAAG GATGTCAGTGCTTTATTCATAGAAACTAGTGCTAAAGATGGCTCTAACATAACTGAGGCAATAACCGAATTAACAAG GTTAATGCGAGCAAACGAGGACTTAGAGGTCAAGACAGTTGGGCTTCAGCTGCATGAAAAACCAGAAGACAAAAGAGCATGCTGCGGACGTTGA
- the LOC139529920 gene encoding ras and EF-hand domain-containing protein homolog isoform X7 → MFKKVPEVVFSDVGEDESYTIDSFRHVADRLNLSSDELQTIFSAVDSDDDGVITKKDLCAPSPSPRRKGDQTPEMLPPLEDNDTIKTDLDVLSEKSQEQVCDLYQQLHASDNPELLQHFESIILGVIKDVSTYKVENQRLEKTFKKEKIQHDKHLRQLEEEMEREMSKMEERIREKEQRKVQQEKAQLKKELETELLTCQQSYNVMQQEGLGKENKEMEEQLLNLQKSLNDISVENRQLRSELTDNKTNMAVVRTELSTFKQSYNEKVRELHLEKATVADIIKEQDNLTRQLHLLHNANKQLHDHNDDLIESFEKRAPNRQLSSVSLPNSIAGDRRGSLMSDYLPSGPSSVRSLNISPTPSLAEDLQQTNNVSVNAFSLPGQSPRVIRAILPRDETCEDDDADEIDSGHSTLRDLNDDSDPEGQNPDDDYYRRSHHNRRHRRESSYIRKNEENDSHDEVETESEMDQLHSKPIRRYDPVRLSSGSNSSRKSRTRSKNRDRDRDTDHGGRSSPAIHRHSLIRKTSNGSQERSANRDPDRMYKIVLAGDAAVGKSCFIMRLCKGKFVSNLSSTLGVDFQTKVLEVDDKTVALQLWDTAGQERFRSIAKSYFRRADGVFLLYDCTYERSFLSIREWVEAIEDGAQKKIPIMLIGNKTDMRPEAEKQGRRVVASSVGQKLAKDVSALFIETSAKDGSNITEAITELTRLMRANEDLEVKTVGLQLHEKPEDKRACCGR, encoded by the exons GACAGTGACGATGATGGCGTCATTACTAAGAAAGACCTATGTGCTCCTTCACCAAGTCCAAGACGGAAAGGTGACCAAACACCAGAAATGTTACCCCCACTAGAAGATAATGATACAATTAAAACGGATTTAGATGTTTTGTCTGAGAAAAG CCAAGAACAAGTGTGTGATCTTTACCAACAACTGCACGCCTCAGACAATCCAGAGCTACTCCAACATTTCGAATCAATCATCCTCGGTGTTATAAAAGATGTCAGTACGTACAAAGTGGAAAACCAACGACtagagaaaacatttaaaaa AGAAAAAATCCAACATGACAAACATCTACGACAACTGGAAGAAGAAATGGAAAGAGAAATGTCAAAAATGGAAGAAAGAATAAGGGAAAAA GAACAAAGAAAAGTGCAACAAGAAAAAGCTCAACTAAAGAAAGAACTAGAGACAGAATTGTTAACATGCCAACAAAGCTACAATGTCATGCAACAG GAGGGACTAGggaaagaaaacaaagaaatggaAGAACAACTTTTGAATCTACAGAAATCATTAAATGATATATCAGTGGAAAATAGACAATTACGGAGTGAATTAacggacaataaaacaaatatggcCGTGGTGCGGACAGAGTTGTCAACGTTTAAACAGTCATACAATGAAAAAGTGAGAGAATTACACTT GGAGAAAGCCACTGTAGCAGATATTATAAAAGAACAAGACAACTTGACACGACAGTTACACTTGTTACA CAATGCTAATAAACAACTACATGACCATAACGATGATTTAATCGAATCTTTCGAGAAGCGAGCGCCAAACAGACAGCTGTCATCTGTA TCATTACCTAACTCAATAGCAGGTGACAGAAGAGGCTCATTAATGAGTGACTATCTACCTAGCGGACCATCATC AGTACGATCGTTAAATATCAGCCCCACTCCCTCGCTGGCCGAGGatttacaacaaacaaacaacgtATCAGTAAATGCATTTTCACTACCAGGACAGTCACCACGTGTCATCAGGGCTATATTACCACGTGACGAGACTTGTGAGGACGATGATGCAGATGAAATTG ACAGTGGGCATTCTACCCTTCGAGATCTAAATGATGACTCCGATCCTGAAGGCCAAAATCCTGACGACGATTACTATAGACGATCTCATCACAATAGAAGACATCGGAGAGAATCTAGTTATATACGTAAAAATGAG GAAAACGATTCACATGATGAGGTCGAAACAGAATCTGAAATGGATCAGTTACATTCTAAGCCAATAAGAAGATACGATCCCGTCAGATTAAGTTCCGGAAGTAATAGCAGCAGAAAGTCACGGACAAGGTCAAAGAACAGGGATAGAGATAGGGATACAGACCATGGGGGTAGATCATCTCCCGCCATTCATAGACACAGCTTAATACGAAAAACCAGTAACGGCTCACAAGAG aGAAGTGCAAATAGAGACCCAGATAGAATGTATAAAATTGTGTTGGCTGGAGATGCAGCTGTTGGGAAATCTTGTTTCATAATGAGGCTGTGTAAAGGAAAGTTTGTTAGTAATCTCAGTTCGACATTAG GTGTTGACTTTCAGACAAAGGTTCTAGAGGTAGATGATAAAACTGTAGCTTTACAACTGTGGGATACTGCTGGCCAAGAAAG GTTCCGAAGTATTGCTAAATCTTATTTCCGTCGAGCTGATGGTGTGTTCCTTCTGTATGATTGTACATATGAGCGATCATTTCTTAGTATCAGGGAGTGGGTTGAAGCAATCGAG gaTGGTGCTCAAAAGAAAATCCCAATAATGTTGATTGGCAATAAAACAGACATGCGACCAGAAGCAGAAAAACAGGGAAGACGTGTGGTTGCTTCCAGTGTTGGACAAAAGTTGGCAAAG GATGTCAGTGCTTTATTCATAGAAACTAGTGCTAAAGATGGCTCTAACATAACTGAGGCAATAACCGAATTAACAAG GTTAATGCGAGCAAACGAGGACTTAGAGGTCAAGACAGTTGGGCTTCAGCTGCATGAAAAACCAGAAGACAAAAGAGCATGCTGCGGACGTTGA
- the LOC139529920 gene encoding ras and EF-hand domain-containing protein homolog isoform X6: MFKKVPEVVFSDVGEDESYTIDSFRHVADRLNLSSDELQTIFSAVDSDDDGVITKKDLCAPSPSPRRKGDQTPEMLPPLEDNDTIKTDLDVLSEKSQEQVCDLYQQLHASDNPELLQHFESIILGVIKDVSTYKVENQRLEKTFKKEKIQHDKHLRQLEEEMEREMSKMEERIREKEQRKVQQEKAQLKKELETELLTCQQSYNVMQQEGLGKENKEMEEQLLNLQKSLNDISVENRQLRSELTDNKTNMAVVRTELSTFKQSYNEKVRELHLEKATVADIIKEQDNLTRQLHLLHNANKQLHDHNDDLIESFEKRAPNRQLSSVSLPNSIAGDRRGSLMSDYLPSGPSSHNYLMGYRYDYRVRSLNISPTPSLAEDLQQTNNVSVNAFSLPGQSPRVIRAILPRDETCEDDDADEIDSGHSTLRDLNDDSDPEGQNPDDDYYRRSHHNRRHRRESSYIRKNEENDSHDEVETESEMDQLHSKPIRRYDPVRLSSGSNSSRKSRTRSKNRDRDRDTDHGGRSSPAIHRHSLIRKTSNGSQERSANRDPDRMYKIVLAGDAAVGKSCFIMRLCKGKFVSNLSSTLGVDFQTKVLEVDDKTVALQLWDTAGQERFRSIAKSYFRRADGVFLLYDCTYERSFLSIREWVEAIEDGAQKKIPIMLIGNKTDMRPEAEKQGRRVVASSVGQKLAKDVSALFIETSAKDGSNITEAITELTRLMRANEDLEVKTVGLQLHEKPEDKRACCGR, from the exons GACAGTGACGATGATGGCGTCATTACTAAGAAAGACCTATGTGCTCCTTCACCAAGTCCAAGACGGAAAGGTGACCAAACACCAGAAATGTTACCCCCACTAGAAGATAATGATACAATTAAAACGGATTTAGATGTTTTGTCTGAGAAAAG CCAAGAACAAGTGTGTGATCTTTACCAACAACTGCACGCCTCAGACAATCCAGAGCTACTCCAACATTTCGAATCAATCATCCTCGGTGTTATAAAAGATGTCAGTACGTACAAAGTGGAAAACCAACGACtagagaaaacatttaaaaa AGAAAAAATCCAACATGACAAACATCTACGACAACTGGAAGAAGAAATGGAAAGAGAAATGTCAAAAATGGAAGAAAGAATAAGGGAAAAA GAACAAAGAAAAGTGCAACAAGAAAAAGCTCAACTAAAGAAAGAACTAGAGACAGAATTGTTAACATGCCAACAAAGCTACAATGTCATGCAACAG GAGGGACTAGggaaagaaaacaaagaaatggaAGAACAACTTTTGAATCTACAGAAATCATTAAATGATATATCAGTGGAAAATAGACAATTACGGAGTGAATTAacggacaataaaacaaatatggcCGTGGTGCGGACAGAGTTGTCAACGTTTAAACAGTCATACAATGAAAAAGTGAGAGAATTACACTT GGAGAAAGCCACTGTAGCAGATATTATAAAAGAACAAGACAACTTGACACGACAGTTACACTTGTTACA CAATGCTAATAAACAACTACATGACCATAACGATGATTTAATCGAATCTTTCGAGAAGCGAGCGCCAAACAGACAGCTGTCATCTGTA TCATTACCTAACTCAATAGCAGGTGACAGAAGAGGCTCATTAATGAGTGACTATCTACCTAGCGGACCATCATC ACACAATTACTTAATGGGATATCGCTATGATTATCG AGTACGATCGTTAAATATCAGCCCCACTCCCTCGCTGGCCGAGGatttacaacaaacaaacaacgtATCAGTAAATGCATTTTCACTACCAGGACAGTCACCACGTGTCATCAGGGCTATATTACCACGTGACGAGACTTGTGAGGACGATGATGCAGATGAAATTG ACAGTGGGCATTCTACCCTTCGAGATCTAAATGATGACTCCGATCCTGAAGGCCAAAATCCTGACGACGATTACTATAGACGATCTCATCACAATAGAAGACATCGGAGAGAATCTAGTTATATACGTAAAAATGAG GAAAACGATTCACATGATGAGGTCGAAACAGAATCTGAAATGGATCAGTTACATTCTAAGCCAATAAGAAGATACGATCCCGTCAGATTAAGTTCCGGAAGTAATAGCAGCAGAAAGTCACGGACAAGGTCAAAGAACAGGGATAGAGATAGGGATACAGACCATGGGGGTAGATCATCTCCCGCCATTCATAGACACAGCTTAATACGAAAAACCAGTAACGGCTCACAAGAG aGAAGTGCAAATAGAGACCCAGATAGAATGTATAAAATTGTGTTGGCTGGAGATGCAGCTGTTGGGAAATCTTGTTTCATAATGAGGCTGTGTAAAGGAAAGTTTGTTAGTAATCTCAGTTCGACATTAG GTGTTGACTTTCAGACAAAGGTTCTAGAGGTAGATGATAAAACTGTAGCTTTACAACTGTGGGATACTGCTGGCCAAGAAAG GTTCCGAAGTATTGCTAAATCTTATTTCCGTCGAGCTGATGGTGTGTTCCTTCTGTATGATTGTACATATGAGCGATCATTTCTTAGTATCAGGGAGTGGGTTGAAGCAATCGAG gaTGGTGCTCAAAAGAAAATCCCAATAATGTTGATTGGCAATAAAACAGACATGCGACCAGAAGCAGAAAAACAGGGAAGACGTGTGGTTGCTTCCAGTGTTGGACAAAAGTTGGCAAAG GATGTCAGTGCTTTATTCATAGAAACTAGTGCTAAAGATGGCTCTAACATAACTGAGGCAATAACCGAATTAACAAG GTTAATGCGAGCAAACGAGGACTTAGAGGTCAAGACAGTTGGGCTTCAGCTGCATGAAAAACCAGAAGACAAAAGAGCATGCTGCGGACGTTGA